In Gammaproteobacteria bacterium, a genomic segment contains:
- a CDS encoding thioredoxin family protein, giving the protein MVRTTSTMLELGTVAPDFSLPDVDGSMVSRTDFTGTRGLLVMFICNHCPYVKHIREELTEFANEYMTKGLAVVAISSNDAGNYPDDDPQKMAEIAEDYGFSFPYLYDENQAVAKAYRAACTPDFFLFDSAHKLVYRGQFDDSRPRNDEPVTGADLSQAVDALLAGQAINEDQVPSMGCNIKWKPGNEPDYFG; this is encoded by the coding sequence ATGGTCAGAACGACTTCAACCATGCTTGAATTGGGAACGGTAGCCCCGGATTTCTCGCTTCCCGATGTGGATGGCAGCATGGTTTCGAGGACAGATTTTACCGGCACCAGGGGTTTGCTGGTGATGTTCATTTGCAATCACTGTCCCTACGTCAAGCATATCCGGGAAGAGCTCACCGAGTTTGCCAACGAATATATGACCAAGGGCCTGGCGGTAGTGGCTATCAGCAGTAACGATGCCGGTAATTATCCGGACGATGATCCGCAGAAAATGGCCGAAATCGCTGAAGATTACGGCTTCAGCTTTCCCTATCTCTACGATGAAAACCAGGCAGTGGCCAAGGCCTACCGTGCCGCCTGCACACCCGATTTTTTCCTGTTCGATTCCGCTCACAAGTTGGTCTACCGGGGACAGTTTGATGACAGCCGCCCACGCAATGATGAGCCGGTAACGGGCGCTGATTTGTCCCAGGCCGTGGATGCGCTGCTGGCAGGCCAGGCGATCAACGAGGACCAGGTGCCAAGTATGGGCTGCAATATCAAGTGGAAGCCCGGTAACGAGCCGGATTATTTCGGCTGA
- a CDS encoding NUDIX hydrolase, whose translation MRYCSACSAETRIEVPSGDNRPRFVCSQCQTIFYENPKIVAGCIPHHGDQVLMCRRAIEPRHGFWTLPAGFMENDETVQEAAIRETIEEAGARVKAPQLYSVFSLPHINQVYMMYRAELADLDFQPGEESLDAGLYTSESMPWAELAFPVVEQTLKLFFADLPANRFPVHHGDIRKLQADPPQYQTTLF comes from the coding sequence ATGCGATATTGTTCGGCATGCTCAGCCGAAACCAGGATCGAGGTGCCGAGCGGTGACAACCGCCCGCGATTTGTCTGCAGCCAGTGCCAGACCATATTTTATGAAAACCCCAAGATAGTCGCCGGCTGCATCCCCCATCACGGGGACCAGGTGTTGATGTGTCGTCGCGCCATTGAACCGCGCCACGGGTTCTGGACCCTGCCCGCCGGGTTTATGGAAAACGATGAAACCGTGCAGGAAGCGGCAATCCGCGAAACGATTGAAGAGGCCGGTGCCCGGGTCAAGGCGCCGCAACTGTATAGTGTTTTCAGCCTGCCCCATATCAACCAGGTGTACATGATGTACCGGGCCGAGCTGGCAGACCTGGATTTTCAGCCTGGCGAGGAATCCCTGGATGCCGGCCTGTATACAAGCGAATCCATGCCTTGGGCAGAGTTGGCTTTCCCGGTCGTTGAGCAGACGCTGAAACTGTTTTTTGCGGATCTTCCTGCAAACCGGTTTCCTGTGCATCACGGTGACATTCGAAAGCTGCAGGCAGACCCGCCGCAGTATCAAACCACCTTGTTCTGA
- a CDS encoding DUF5658 family protein: MRQPSVGDRRQEDRRRYPLWRSTHFWVGGRRGSFRRSNDPGLVDRYPVPVAATYLAIVALSIIDGILSMVLFGMGASEVNILMRTWLGQGSTVFIVGKTLLAGSGALILAVFHRFRYFRRWPVFGLMLLLLAGYVAIVVYELVLMYMFA; encoded by the coding sequence TTGAGACAGCCTTCTGTTGGCGATCGCCGCCAAGAGGATCGCCGTCGTTACCCGTTATGGCGCAGTACACATTTCTGGGTCGGGGGCAGGCGCGGCAGTTTTCGTCGAAGTAATGACCCGGGGCTGGTTGACCGGTACCCGGTACCGGTTGCGGCGACCTACCTGGCGATCGTGGCGCTATCTATTATTGATGGCATACTGAGTATGGTGTTATTTGGCATGGGCGCGTCCGAGGTCAATATTCTGATGCGAACCTGGCTTGGCCAGGGGTCAACCGTCTTTATTGTCGGCAAGACCCTGTTGGCCGGCAGCGGGGCATTGATTCTGGCCGTGTTTCACCGGTTTCGCTATTTTCGCCGCTGGCCTGTTTTCGGGCTGATGTTGCTGTTGCTGGCCGGTTACGTGGCAATAGTTGTCTATGAACTCGTGCTGATGTATATGTTCGCCTGA
- a CDS encoding response regulator → MRTDDLISINGSLLSGHYDLWLVSLSIVTSVLAAHQALTLISHFSQSRSNSNCSAIIGGGFCLGIGIWSMHIIGIFALQVPAQYNFDLTLTMLSLLVAIGASAAAFYLNSLNPGSVKYTAASAFLLGIGMATMHYTGMAAMKFQAGGHLSHNGMAQHDSWMIALSILIAIGGSAAAMLLLNRPQQHTALASRLGISLVLAFAVSGTHYAGMSAATITVNTSSVAYHTAQFDQAIVPASIFVIVLVISLMTRIITRATEDSLTRTISFNVIAATAGTALITLLIAGNLLYFTAYGQMVKNLQTMVVSNSALVDSVAEFDRLHSTADHKDGGRGATLSQIESAIKALGGFGNSGKLFIVTRHENHYDTLYGHSGQYSAGYGLFNKAFSSTSAGSTLATDENSGNQVLAAYRYIPSLDVGLVAQINLDEVRAPFSVALWPGLLTLALLTALGTSIIRALVNPMITKIQDEINLKIVAERRLQLHKDILEIRVTDRTRELTEALQLTERMAQAKSEFLANMSHEIRTPMNGLLGMLSLARNTNLDREQRDFIDTAYKSGKTLLTILNDILDFSKIESGKLVTEKIDFDLRETMEDCCALLAENAHKKGLELACEIEPSVFERVIGDPVRVQQIVTNLLSNAIKFTECGEVVLRVTDDGEHDDNRLVRFEVSDTGIGIPEEAQKNIFESFSQADGSTTRRFGGTGLGLTISRQLSQIMGGSMGVRSREGEGSTFWFVLPMGISSGAFEPGQSLNLDNVSTLIIDDNSTNRAILERQLENWGIPHESADCARNALALIDSRMKQGKLFDLLLLDMMMPETNGIQLAEAMRNTYPDYRPDIIMLTSMTLDRSIDEQRQLGIQATLTKPVKQSILHDTIVNSVYNRKKTAKTSAHPEYLIPGKPPAMADTQPLNDIEVPAMNTKASILLTEDNIINRKVALGILKHLGHVADIAENGEEAIKAVMNKDYDIVFMDCQMPIMGGYEATENIRKLPGEKARTVIIAMTANAMASDRQRCFDSGMDDYLSKPIDIGQLDAMLKKWLARDDADDTSRQNTA, encoded by the coding sequence ATGAGAACAGACGATTTAATTTCGATTAACGGTAGCCTGTTAAGCGGGCACTACGACCTCTGGCTGGTGTCGTTGTCTATTGTCACATCGGTTCTGGCAGCGCACCAGGCGCTGACCTTGATCAGTCATTTTTCCCAATCCCGCAGCAATAGCAACTGCTCCGCAATAATCGGCGGGGGGTTTTGCCTGGGCATCGGAATCTGGTCAATGCATATCATCGGCATATTCGCGTTGCAGGTACCGGCCCAATACAACTTTGACTTGACCCTGACCATGCTGTCACTCCTGGTTGCTATCGGCGCCAGTGCGGCTGCATTTTATCTCAACTCGCTCAACCCCGGGAGCGTTAAATATACTGCGGCGAGCGCTTTCTTGCTCGGTATCGGCATGGCAACGATGCACTATACGGGCATGGCCGCCATGAAATTCCAGGCTGGCGGTCATTTGTCACACAACGGCATGGCGCAGCATGATTCGTGGATGATCGCCCTTTCCATACTGATCGCCATAGGCGGCTCAGCTGCTGCAATGTTACTGTTAAATCGCCCGCAACAACATACCGCGCTGGCGAGCAGGCTGGGCATTTCCCTGGTTCTTGCATTTGCTGTCAGCGGTACGCATTACGCGGGCATGTCGGCGGCAACGATAACCGTTAACACTTCTTCGGTTGCCTACCATACCGCGCAGTTTGACCAGGCCATAGTTCCCGCGAGCATTTTTGTTATTGTGCTCGTCATTAGCCTGATGACACGAATTATAACCCGGGCAACGGAAGACAGTCTTACCAGGACCATCTCGTTCAATGTCATTGCGGCAACCGCGGGCACGGCGCTGATCACCTTGCTGATTGCAGGAAACCTGCTCTACTTCACAGCATATGGTCAGATGGTGAAAAATCTCCAGACCATGGTGGTCAGCAACAGCGCCCTTGTCGATTCCGTAGCCGAATTTGACCGCCTTCACAGCACTGCAGATCACAAGGACGGTGGCCGAGGCGCCACTCTCTCGCAAATTGAATCGGCCATCAAAGCGCTTGGTGGCTTTGGTAACAGCGGCAAACTCTTTATCGTAACCCGGCACGAAAACCACTACGACACGCTATACGGACATAGCGGACAATATTCAGCAGGTTACGGCCTGTTTAACAAGGCATTCAGCAGCACCAGTGCCGGCTCAACACTGGCGACAGATGAAAACTCCGGCAACCAGGTCCTGGCTGCATATCGATATATACCATCCCTCGATGTCGGGCTGGTCGCCCAGATCAATCTCGATGAGGTACGCGCTCCGTTTAGCGTTGCATTATGGCCCGGGCTGCTGACGCTGGCATTACTGACCGCGCTCGGCACCAGCATTATTCGCGCCCTGGTAAACCCGATGATCACCAAGATACAAGACGAAATTAATCTTAAAATCGTTGCGGAGCGCCGGCTTCAATTACACAAAGACATACTTGAAATCCGGGTGACCGACCGTACCCGGGAGCTTACCGAGGCATTGCAATTAACCGAAAGGATGGCCCAGGCCAAATCCGAGTTCCTTGCCAACATGAGCCATGAAATCAGAACGCCAATGAATGGCTTGCTCGGCATGTTGAGCCTGGCGCGCAATACCAATCTTGACAGGGAGCAGCGCGATTTTATTGACACTGCCTACAAGTCCGGCAAGACACTGCTGACCATCCTTAACGACATACTCGATTTCTCAAAGATTGAATCAGGCAAGCTGGTAACGGAAAAAATTGACTTCGATCTCCGCGAGACCATGGAAGATTGTTGTGCCTTGCTGGCCGAAAATGCTCACAAAAAAGGCCTGGAGCTGGCTTGCGAAATCGAACCATCAGTTTTCGAGAGAGTAATCGGCGACCCTGTACGAGTGCAGCAGATTGTCACCAACCTGCTTAGCAACGCGATCAAGTTTACCGAGTGCGGAGAAGTGGTTCTTCGTGTTACCGATGACGGCGAACATGATGATAACAGGCTGGTCAGGTTCGAGGTTTCGGATACCGGCATCGGCATACCGGAGGAAGCCCAGAAAAATATATTCGAGTCATTCTCCCAGGCCGACGGCTCAACCACACGGCGCTTCGGTGGCACGGGACTGGGCCTGACGATTTCGCGCCAGCTGTCGCAGATAATGGGTGGCAGCATGGGTGTTCGCTCCCGCGAAGGTGAAGGGAGCACGTTCTGGTTTGTGCTGCCAATGGGCATATCTTCCGGCGCTTTCGAGCCCGGCCAGAGTCTCAACCTGGATAATGTGTCGACGCTTATTATTGATGACAATTCAACCAATCGCGCTATCCTGGAGCGCCAGCTGGAGAACTGGGGCATCCCTCATGAATCAGCGGATTGCGCCAGGAATGCACTGGCCCTGATTGACTCAAGAATGAAACAGGGGAAATTGTTCGACCTGTTGCTGCTCGACATGATGATGCCGGAAACCAACGGTATCCAGCTCGCCGAGGCCATGCGCAACACCTATCCTGACTACCGACCGGATATCATTATGCTGACATCAATGACACTGGACAGGTCAATCGATGAACAGAGGCAGCTTGGTATCCAGGCAACACTCACCAAGCCGGTCAAACAATCCATTCTTCATGACACCATCGTGAATTCGGTTTATAACAGAAAGAAAACGGCAAAAACCTCCGCTCATCCTGAATACCTGATACCTGGAAAACCGCCTGCTATGGCAGATACCCAACCTCTAAATGATATAGAAGTGCCAGCCATGAATACAAAAGCATCAATCCTGTTGACCGAAGACAACATTATAAATCGCAAGGTTGCCCTGGGAATCCTCAAGCATCTTGGTCATGTAGCCGATATTGCTGAAAACGGTGAAGAAGCTATCAAGGCCGTGATGAACAAGGATTATGATATTGTATTCATGGATTGCCAGATGCCGATCATGGGCGGATACGAGGCCACTGAGAACATCAGGAAACTGCCGGGCGAAAAAGCCCGAACCGTCATTATCGCCATGACGGCCAACGCCATGGCATCAGATCGCCAACGCTGTTTTGACAGCGGCATGGATGATTACCTGTCAAAACCTATTGACATTGGTCAGCTGGACGCGATGCTGAAAAAGTGGCTGGCCAGAGACGATGCAGATGATACGTCCCGGCAAAATACAGCATGA
- a CDS encoding SCP-2 sterol transfer family protein, whose amino-acid sequence MAKLFSEEWGEAFSAGWNADKDMVRGLAAEGFCANIAYGIDGEPSPRIVITVDNGRVVNASPFVGQPVNWDLRASLDNWRRWMIEGFGLANLGTAVAMKKLRFEQGDYRQMIRNPGLAKPFLRHFEVMSRVKTDYS is encoded by the coding sequence ATGGCGAAACTGTTTTCAGAAGAATGGGGAGAGGCGTTTTCCGCAGGCTGGAATGCCGACAAGGACATGGTCAGGGGGCTGGCTGCCGAAGGGTTTTGCGCCAATATAGCCTATGGCATTGATGGCGAGCCGTCACCACGCATAGTGATAACTGTTGATAATGGCCGGGTCGTGAATGCATCTCCCTTTGTCGGGCAGCCGGTAAACTGGGATTTGCGCGCCTCCCTGGATAACTGGCGTCGCTGGATGATTGAGGGCTTCGGCCTGGCCAACCTGGGTACCGCGGTGGCCATGAAAAAGCTGCGATTCGAACAGGGCGACTACCGCCAGATGATCCGCAACCCCGGCCTTGCCAAACCGTTTCTGCGGCATTTTGAAGTGATGTCCAGGGTGAAAACCGACTATTCCTGA
- a CDS encoding Hpt domain-containing protein, producing the protein MTDSMLIDISALDTLRQILGDDVNDLLEEYCRITPGLFEELVNASASGNAENMVSVAHQLKGMSANLHITGLAALFRSVELRGKNGDIDGIDIVISDGRQTLTDTINLINEMLKA; encoded by the coding sequence ATGACCGATTCCATGCTTATCGATATATCAGCGCTGGATACACTTCGCCAAATACTGGGTGACGACGTAAACGATCTGCTTGAAGAGTATTGCAGGATCACACCTGGCCTGTTTGAGGAACTGGTCAACGCATCAGCCAGCGGTAACGCTGAAAACATGGTCTCTGTCGCACATCAATTAAAAGGGATGAGCGCGAATCTTCATATTACGGGTCTTGCAGCACTCTTTCGCAGCGTGGAACTGCGCGGAAAAAACGGGGATATCGACGGAATTGACATTGTTATTTCGGACGGCAGGCAAACGCTGACCGACACAATCAATCTTATCAACGAAATGCTCAAAGCCTAG